A window from Zingiber officinale cultivar Zhangliang chromosome 7A, Zo_v1.1, whole genome shotgun sequence encodes these proteins:
- the LOC122001273 gene encoding zinc finger CCCH domain-containing protein 2-like isoform X1, which yields MMMVGGETGGLLAARIPPWSSHFEDPSVGVGYGLAAARGSGDYGGSSALAATLQKYLPCDEFAAPAPEEEVDESDVALDVYSSDEFRMYEFKVRRCARGRSHDWTECPFAHPGEKARRRDPHMYHYSGAACPDFRKGGCKRGDACEYAHGVFECWLHPARYRTQPCKDGTACRRRVCFFAHTPDQLRIFPQLQQQPTSGKSAVAAVESYDGSPLRQQAMESYISKHLISTSPTTTLPLSPPSDSPPMSPNTATLRSAAWPVRTSINEIVASMRQLQLKKANTFPCSWGLRTTNGPFSSPRGRPGFCSLPATPTAVAGGVSWFDGIDVGGFAPCEELAERVESGRALRAKIFEKLSKECVMEKSPDDVSPDVGWVSDLVK from the coding sequence ATGATGATGGTGGGCGGGGAAACCGGTGGTCTGTTGGCAGCTCGCATTCCGCCATGGTCTTCCCACTTCGAAGATCCGTCTGTTGGTGTGGGTTATGGTCTCGCTGCCGCTCGTGGCAGTGGAGATTACGGCGGGTCATCGGCCCTTGCTGCGACGCTGCAGAAGTACTTACCTTGCGACGAGTTCGCCGCGCCGGCGCCGGAGGAAGAGGTGGACGAGTCGGATGTTGCCTTGGACGTGTACTCGTCCGATGAGTTTCGGATGTACGAGTTTAAGGTGCGGCGTTGTGCGCGCGGCCGCTCCCACGACTGGACCGAGTGTCCCTTCGCACATCCGGGGGAGAAGGCGCGCCGTCGCGATCCGCATATGTATCACTACTCCGGCGCCGCCTGCCCTGACTTCCGAAAGGGTGGTTGCAAGCGCGGCGACGCGTGCGAGTACGCGCACGGGGTGTTCGAGTGCTGGCTTCATCCTGCCCGCTATCGCACGCAGCCCTGCAAGGACGGCACCGCCTGCCGCCGCCGCGTTTGCTTCTTCGCCCATACGCCGGATCAGCTTCGCATCTTTCCACAGTTGCAGCAGCAGCCGACGTCGGGTAAGTCAGCGGTAGCGGCCGTCGAGTCGTACGATGGCTCGCCACTGCGACAGCAAGCTATGGAGTCGTACATCTCGAAGCACTTGATTTCCACGTCCCCAACCACGACACTGCCGCTCTCCCCGCCGTCGGACTCACCCCCGATGTCGCCAAACACGGCTACCCTTAGGAGCGCCGCCTGGCCCGTTCGAACATCGATCAACGAAATCGTCGCCTCTATGCGCCAGTTGCAGCTAAAGAAAGCCAACACGTTCCCCTGCTCATGGGGATTACGAACAACCAATGGCCCCTTCTCGTCACCACGTGGCAGGCCAGGTTTCTGCAGTCTACCGGCGACCCCCACCGCGGTCGCCGGCGGCGTAAGCTGGTTCGACGGCATCGATGTCGGCGGCTTCGCTCCGTGCGAAGAACTGGCGGAGAGGGTCGAGTCCGGGAGAGCCTTGAGGGCCAAGATCTTCGAGAAGCTGAGCAAGGAATGCGTGATGGAGAAATCTCCGGACGACGTATCGCCGGACGTCGGTTGGGTATCAGACCTGGTGAAGTAA
- the LOC122001273 gene encoding zinc finger CCCH domain-containing protein 2-like isoform X2, with protein MMMVGGETGGLLAARIPPWSSHFEDPSVGVGYGLAAARGSGDYGGSSALAATLQKYLPCDEFAACPDFRKGGCKRGDACEYAHGVFECWLHPARYRTQPCKDGTACRRRVCFFAHTPDQLRIFPQLQQQPTSGKSAVAAVESYDGSPLRQQAMESYISKHLISTSPTTTLPLSPPSDSPPMSPNTATLRSAAWPVRTSINEIVASMRQLQLKKANTFPCSWGLRTTNGPFSSPRGRPGFCSLPATPTAVAGGVSWFDGIDVGGFAPCEELAERVESGRALRAKIFEKLSKECVMEKSPDDVSPDVGWVSDLVK; from the exons ATGATGATGGTGGGCGGGGAAACCGGTGGTCTGTTGGCAGCTCGCATTCCGCCATGGTCTTCCCACTTCGAAGATCCGTCTGTTGGTGTGGGTTATGGTCTCGCTGCCGCTCGTGGCAGTGGAGATTACGGCGGGTCATCGGCCCTTGCTGCGACGCTGCAGAAGTACTTACCTTGCGACGAGTT CGCCGCCTGCCCTGACTTCCGAAAGGGTGGTTGCAAGCGCGGCGACGCGTGCGAGTACGCGCACGGGGTGTTCGAGTGCTGGCTTCATCCTGCCCGCTATCGCACGCAGCCCTGCAAGGACGGCACCGCCTGCCGCCGCCGCGTTTGCTTCTTCGCCCATACGCCGGATCAGCTTCGCATCTTTCCACAGTTGCAGCAGCAGCCGACGTCGGGTAAGTCAGCGGTAGCGGCCGTCGAGTCGTACGATGGCTCGCCACTGCGACAGCAAGCTATGGAGTCGTACATCTCGAAGCACTTGATTTCCACGTCCCCAACCACGACACTGCCGCTCTCCCCGCCGTCGGACTCACCCCCGATGTCGCCAAACACGGCTACCCTTAGGAGCGCCGCCTGGCCCGTTCGAACATCGATCAACGAAATCGTCGCCTCTATGCGCCAGTTGCAGCTAAAGAAAGCCAACACGTTCCCCTGCTCATGGGGATTACGAACAACCAATGGCCCCTTCTCGTCACCACGTGGCAGGCCAGGTTTCTGCAGTCTACCGGCGACCCCCACCGCGGTCGCCGGCGGCGTAAGCTGGTTCGACGGCATCGATGTCGGCGGCTTCGCTCCGTGCGAAGAACTGGCGGAGAGGGTCGAGTCCGGGAGAGCCTTGAGGGCCAAGATCTTCGAGAAGCTGAGCAAGGAATGCGTGATGGAGAAATCTCCGGACGACGTATCGCCGGACGTCGGTTGGGTATCAGACCTGGTGAAGTAA